One Theropithecus gelada isolate Dixy unplaced genomic scaffold, Tgel_1.0 HiC_scaffold_2275, whole genome shotgun sequence genomic window, CCCGGACCTCCCAGATCCTGGCTTTTGCCCTGCTTTGCCTGCCATGGCTTCAACAGGCCGGTGCCGTCCAATCCGTTCCCTTATCCAGGTTTTTTGACAACGCTATGCTCCACGCCCATCGCCTGCACCAGCTGGCCTTTGACACCTACCAGAAGTTTGTAAGCTCCTGGGGAATGGGGGCGCAACATGGGTGGCAAGAAGGGGTGACTTACCCCCGCTGGGAAGTAATGGGAGGAGACTAAGAGCTCAGGATTCTTTTCTGAAGCGAAAACGCAGGCAGATGACCATATGCTGAGTGAGGTTCCCAGAAAAGTAACAATGGGAGCTGGTCTCCAGCATAGAAACCGGCGATCCTTCTTggttggtggggtgggggggttcCTTCTCCCAGGAAGAAGCCTATATCCCAAAGGAACAGAAGTATTCATTCCTGCAGAACCCCCAGACCTCCCTCTGTTCCTCAGAGTCTATTCCCACACCCTCCAACATGGAGGAAAAGCAGCAGAAATCCGTGAGTGGATGCCTTCTCCCCAAGGCAGGGATGCAGGAGACCTGTGGTCAGAGGCCCTGGGCAGCACAGCCACTGCCGGTCCTTCCCCTGCAGAACCTAGAGCTGCTCCGCATCTCCCTCATCCAGTCCTGGCTGGAGCCCGTGCAGTTCCTCAGGAGTGTGTTTGCCAACAGGCTGGTGTGTGGCACCTCGGACAGCGACGTCTATGACCTCCTAAAAAGCCTAGAGGAAGGCATTCAAACGCTGATGGGGGTGACAGTGGttccaggggtccccaaccctggAACGCCACTGGCTTCGAGGGCTGGGAGAGAGAAACACTGCT contains:
- the LOC112617528 gene encoding somatotropin-like isoform X2, coding for MAAGSRTSQILAFALLCLPWLQQAGAVQSVPLSRFFDNAMLHAHRLHQLAFDTYQKFEEAYIPKEQKYSFLQNPQTSLCSSESIPTPSNMEEKQQKSNLELLRISLIQSWLEPVQFLRSVFANRLVCGTSDSDVYDLLKSLEEGIQTLMGRLEDGSPRTGQVFKQTYSKFDTN
- the LOC112617528 gene encoding somatotropin-like isoform X1, with product MAAGSRTSQILAFALLCLPWLQQAGAVQSVPLSRFFDNAMLHAHRLHQLAFDTYQKFEEAYIPKEQKYSFLQNPQTSLCSSESIPTPSNMEEKQQKSNLELLRISLIQSWLEPVQFLRSVFANRLVCGTSDSDVYDLLKSLEEGIQTLMGVTVVPGVPNPGTPLASRAGREKHCCPLFSSQALTQENSP